CAAATGTGCGTTGTTTCTTTAACTCAAGGCAATCTATCTTTTCTCACACAACACGAGAATTATAGAGTTGTATAACTACATAGTGTGATACTTCTATTAATCTCCTTACGCCTACttgttattgatttttatttttgttttgcataatgttgtattaattctCATTAAGATAAATAACATTCTTCCCCGACTGTAATACGCCAAGTTGATTCATCTTTTTACATTGCTTccataagttatatttttttttataaccatttGGCACCACCTTAGCCCATTTTTCTCCAAAACATTTCGTTCCTCCTTTATGtactttttctcttatttctaGTCATCAACATTGCAATCAATctattatctatatatatatatatatatatcaatttaagTATGATTATAGATTGTATGAATTTGGTTAGTTTAAGCATAAGATGAACTTAAATGAATAACTTGTATAATTAGTTATGAGTTTAAGtgtttcataaatttaaagGTGAACTTAAATGCATGATTactgaaattattttgtttgaatctattaattttattaaagcattaatgtatattgttttcattccataaatttattaagtatGAGCAACAATGTGGTCAAGCTTAATGACCTAAATTTATCATGAACTCTCTTCTTTGGGAATTTAGCCAGgtaaattttaatacttttaaggATAAATGAAACTTTCAAGAAATCAAGACCATGTTGGGAGgttgagaaaaatgaagatcATTCTATCTATCTCACAACTCATGAAGGAGCTCACATCAACAAAGCCAATCCaagaaagaagaacaagaaggatGAAGTCCCAATGAAAGTATATAAGGGCAATATCGAGAGGGaccataaatgtttattttacaagaaaataGGTCATTTCAAGAATGATtatccaaaaagaaaatcttggttggaaagaaagatattttttatgtttctttaagAAATACTTAATAATACTAAGTGATTGGATTCTGGAGCTACCACtcatgtttataatattataaacggATTTATTTCAATCTAACCCATAAAAGGAactaaaaaatacttatatatgGAGAATAGAATGAAGACATAGATAGAATGAATTAAGACTTACAAATTAATTCTACACAATAGTTatagttttgattttgaaaagtgtCTCTGTGTTACTAGTTGTACTaggaatttaatttatattgcaAAGTTTGAttgtttaagtttttattttaggatTGGAAACAAtacttttcatttatataaactttcatactattatggtttgatattttattagatgattTATATCGTTTAAATcttgatgttaatttttctgaatttctATTTAATGTTGAACATGTTATTGATAGTAAATATATTGCacaaaatagatattttattttcttatgacaTAAAAGATTGGATCACATATTTAAAAgatacaaaattcaaataagtcatttaataaaatttacttttatttttgtttacattCTTCCTATTTATGTATGAAAACAATTGAGATACaaaatgttgataaaaaaatctgCAATTTTTTTTGAAGCTGACAAGGAAACAAGCAAAAAAGAATaccttcttttctctttttgttacATTCATCACCATTCACAATTTGTGATTTTGAATATGCATCGTTCTACATAAACAAGCCTACACTCTTATAATCATTGTGGATTTTTATACTTCGGTGTGGTTGTTGCAAAAGATGATTTCCCAACATTAGGAAACATTTCATGCTGATGTTTCTAAAGAATTTTTCTACATATACAAAAATTCACTTATAAAAAtacacaaatataataatagtatgCTAAGCTACAATAAGTTGTGAGAGTATGTcatgttaaagtaaaaaaaatacgaGAACACATTGATAATAGTTAAACAATAGAacgtaaattaaaaatacaaggaatAATGTTAAAAGGATTCAACATAAGAGAAAATACAGAtaacactaaaataataatttgtaatgtTGTAAAAGTGGTGAAATAAAACCTAtgtaaattgtataaattattcAACCATTTGATtgcttttaattataaaatttataattatatttaatttttctttgcattcataatgtatatagaaatttatatttatttaaaattgtttgattaCTTATTTAAGTAAACGAAATatgtttttcaatatatattataatatgaatcactagattatatatattttttttttgcatagaATTTGACATACAATCAATATATTGTTGAAATTCAacgtttatattaatttaaatgacattctacataaatttattgaataatataataatagatatggtttatattaataattttttttaaatattatacaataattatttaatatattagaatgaaatatttttcaaaatatatattaaaatatgaatcatcataaagaaaaagggggtgagaaaagaaaacaaatatgatAGAAGCCCTTTtgaatagtttaattttgtgaGTTCGACCCGTTCTAATGCACTtctataaaagttaaaagaggAACCAAACCCTAGCACTTTGCTACTGGCACTGCGCGCTTCCGCACgatgggtattttttttttttttctgtctatCTCTTTTCTCCCTTCGTTACTACCATTCGTTACTACCATTCGGATTGGTTTCGTGATGAATTTGTCGGTTTGGTGTGCTGTTTTCAATGTGAATCTCTGTTCATAGTTTCCACTGTGACGTCGTGTATGTGAAAGTGAAAATAGTCCTTGTCTCATTCCTTCTTGGAAATTTTTCGGATTTGATAGGAATGTGCTATTTTTTCTTTGGGTTACGAATGTTTgtatttccttttcattttgtttggtgttgatgtaattttgattcaCTGGACTGACTAGATTTTATATTCTATGATGCTTTACGGTGATAATTGACAATTTTAGGCTTAACTTTTCCCTTATCAACCTCAATGGAATGAATGATTAATAATGTGTGTTTGGTTCATGTTTTTGTGTGAAGGTGTTCTTTCTGTTCTTATTTGGTTCTTTAAGGCTTTTGTTTGTGGGTTATGCTGGATTAGCCtgtcattatagcatttggtaGACAAGTGAGTTTCCGCTTTTGGCGTGTTCCAATTGTTGAGTTGTGTTGTTTTATGTTGCAATAGGTGCCTACAAGTATGTCTCCGAGCTTTGGCGCAAGAAGCAGTCCGATGTTATGAGATTCTTGCAGCGGGTGAGGTGTTGGGAATACCGCCAACAACCATCAATTGTTCGTCTGACAAGACCTACTCGCCCAGACAAGGCTCGCCGCTTGGGTTATAAGGCCAAACAAGTAGGGAAATTTGTATATGTCTTCTTTctgctcatttttttcattgggAAACTTGGAatcttttatcaataaaaaaatgtcatttttagCTAGATGGTTTCAAGACAGTGGAACTTCTTTGAAATTCCTTTAGGTCGTTTTCTTATTTAGATGTTCTTGGAAAATGTGAATAGCATAGTTATGTGTAGTTAGGTTATTTAAATTTCGATTACTATCATCTAGGCCAGGCCATATAGTGGACCTGCTGTCTCAGCCTGCTTCACTTGAATGGTGATTGTGATTATAGTATTGGTGTTATTCCAGGGTTATGTGGTTTACCGTGTGCGTGTTAGGAGGGGTGGCAGGAAGAGACCAGTTCCCAAAGGTATTGTTTACGGTAAGCCAACCAACCAAGGTGTTACTCAATTGAAGTTTCAACGCAGCAAGAGGTCCGTTGCTGAAGAGCGAGCTGGAAGGAAGTTGGGTGGCCTCAGGGTCCTCAATTCTTACTGGGTGAATGAGGTTTGTTCACATGTTATTCCATTTGTTGAAAGTGGAAGCTGCTTATTGATTGCTGACTGGTGGTTATTGTGATGCTGTTCCTGTGTTACAGGACTCAACCTACAAATATTTTGAGATCATTCTGGTGGATGTTGCCCACAGTGCTGTAAGAAATGATCCAAGAATTAACTGGCTCTGCAATCCAGTCCATAAGCACAGGGAACTTCGTGGCCTCACTTCTGCTGGGAAAAGTAACAGGGGTTTACGTGGCAGAGGACATCTATACCACAAAAATCGTCCATCACGCAGGGCAACCTGGAAGCGAAACAACACTCTTTCTCTTCGTCGTTACCGCTGATTTTATTACTGTTATGTTATCTTgcttaattttctgaaaatttggaGTGCATTATATAAGACAAATTTATCAGTTTTGAACGCCCGAATCATCCTCTTTTTTCAACCCCGAACCCCGTTTTAGTAGCTAAACTGGAGAGATTAATGATGTCGGATTTTTGCTATTGGTTGGTATATTGATTTTGTGGTACTACATCTTTGCAATTCTCGTGCTATGATTACTTTTGGAGTTcgtttatgtttttgtttggtgTTGGTAATTTTACCGTGAGCTACGAGTgagatgaaaaaaacaaaatcataaccGTGGAACGCTTTTTTTCGTTTGAGGCAAATGATTTAGTATAACGTTGGGAAAACTGTGTTTTAACATGTTTGTCTACTATTGCTTCCTGTACTCTTGCAATAGGTAGCCTGTTAATGGGCAATTTTTTAACTTATGATTTCTTTTTGAGTTATTAATTGTTGGTATTAGTGACATTGAAGTATGTATTAGTATTTCCCTTTCGAGTATAGCTTCGGAATATATTTAGtggaaattttaattatgataggATTGTGTATAATGCATGTAATTTCAGTTTACATACTTTGTATCTTTATTCTGATTTTAACGTCTTAGATTTTTCTTAAGCGACTGTGTTTAGTTTATGCTAAATTTACATTACGGTATTATTGTGCTTATGGTCAGTAAGATACAACAGGTACAATGATGTGATAGTCAtatctcaatttaaaatatatatttatatgtttatatttttaatagatattcatgtctaaatatttttatagattaTACCCTATGTTTTTCGAGTtctattcatttttcttattttattcgaaatatattttaattttcttaaaagattatatttatgtgtgctttagtttttaaattatttactcgtttctttttatgattttagtaAATTACATGTCTTTTTGTACTTCtgttaaatgatatttatttcttataatatcatacttacaataatataaacaaaaattacgaaataagaaaatgaaattttaaaagcaaatatttttctataaataaaaattagaaaataatttataaataatataggCATcgttaatgttattttattacaattataaaacaGGCGAggcttttaaaaaaaaagactagGAGTCTAGGAGTATATGTTTTTTAGTATGTAATATAGTAATTATTGGCGCATTTATTGCtatataatttaacaatattctaaatattatattacactCAAGTGaatgtgatttattttattattatattattataggtgGAGTGTTTCACGTTGAATATGGTTTAAAACAAAGTGTGCACACATTTAATAGAGACCATCAAGTTGGATTTTCTTTACTACATGGACAATGAAATGATCATTACCGAATAATGGATTTAATTGCTCTTTTCTTCATACCGACAGCATTACAAAAGCACTTGTTTGGTTAATACATCAGAGTGTCGGTTTAAACATCTCCTTCCTATGAAAAGATTCCAGCATGTCTATTTGGCTATAACTTTGAGCTCTCACTCATCACATTCTACTGTTTCACTTTACAGAAAATGAGctgtagaaagaaaaaaagttgaagaCAGCAATTGGCTAAGGTGGAAGCAATATAACTTCCACAAACCACTTAACACTTTTTCAAGAGATAGTGATAACAGGTACATCATCCCTACATCAGAACACAACGGCAGAGACGCCATTACTTCACTTCCAAGTGTTCCAACTTAAATTCAGAGTTCATTCATTACTTCCTCAATAGTAACAAATCGACCATATTCTATAGAGAGCTGTGCTGCAACCCCCATAGCAACAGATACTAATCCATCTTGGAGATCTACACTTGGAGCCTTTTCTCCTTTGGCTCTGATTGCAGACAAGAAGTTAAGGTGTTCTAGATAGCTAGATCCATGGTGTAACCCATCATACCTGTAGAGTCCACAACGATTTCCATAAAACAAGAGccactttcatttcatttcacaaTCTCAAAGCTTAGCTAATTGATGACATTTAACAGAGAGAAGCTACCTACTTTATTCGATGATCCTCAGCTTTCAAAGTCTGGACACCATTTCGCCCCCCCTCTCGTGTACCAAACCGCACAACACTCTCAGGAACAAAGGCTTCTCCCTGTGTGCCAAATGATTTGTTAAGTTGAGATGCCAACATCTTGACAACATATACTCAAGAAAGAAACTCATGCAACAAAGTTTTATCATGGTTTTACCTTTCCAATATCACCTACAACAGATATTTCTTGCTCATTTTTACTTCCTTCGGCAAACATACAAAGGTCAAGCATTCCTCGAGAACCATTGTCAAATTCAACAATAACATACGCATTGTCAATGATATCGGGCACCTGCCGAAGTAACCAGTGAATAGCAATAACAATATCAAAGCTTAGGGAAAAACTTTGCGCCAATTAAGGCTGCTACACAGAAGAACATATGTGATTTATTCCACTTAGAACTGGGAGAATACGAACTCAGTCCTTAATTTTGAACATTGAAAAACAGAATAAACCATAATTTTCAGATATGAAAAAGTCATAATCTTTATTTCTTCATCAGACAAAAACAAACACCAGTGAGTCTCGACTATCTCTTACCTAATATTGCAAACGATCACATGATTAAAAGAAGTACAACACCCGTCAGTGTGATGGATGAACAAATATACGTAACAAACACgtaaagtttttaatttggCGGTTCTTCTTATTCAAGAATGCTTGTTTACCCTTTATATATTTGCAAGACTATTTGGTTTGAATGCTTTTGGTTCAAGGGATTATGCACTTTATTGGACACACGACACCAAAATACGTGCATGTTTCCTTTCTTGGATTAAGGAACACCATACGTAGATTATAATCAGTATTAATCAAGGCAGCATACAGACCAACACAAAGATTAGTGCTTCAAGCTTGATTATTGCAACTCAACTACGGCATTTCATTTACCTTTCCATCATATATTTCATCCTTGTGATTAACATCAATAGCTCCAGAAGCCATCACACGAACAGGATTTGCACCAACAAACAGCCTCATCAGATCAAAGAAGTGGCAACACTTCTCTACTAGGGTACCACCTGAGTTTATATTGAACCGATTCCAATTGTTCACCTATGACCAGTATCACTTTTCAGCTAGCTCACTATGAGAACCCAAAAACATGTAATTTCAAATTGTATAACATCTAACCTTAACCAAAAATGGAAACCGGTGCTCCCGAATTGATACCATTCTGATTCGTCCGAGGTTTCCTCCCTGAACTATTTCTATCAGCTTTGCAACAGGTGGCATGTATCTATATTCCAATCCAACTTGTACCAAAATATCTGGTCTCTTTCTAGCAGCATCGACAACCTAATCCAACGTATACACAAGAACATCAAATTAGTTATTAGTTCATCAAATACTTATTAGAGGATAAAAATGGCATTAAGCAACACCTCATTACCCGATCAAGACTTCcaataatagtttttttctattctttaagACACGTTTAGTCTagtctaatataaaaaattctttgTCATATGATAACAGTAAAGGAAATGACACAAGCATACTTGACATCCCCATCCCAATGGAAAACAGCACAATCAAAGAGACAAACCTTTTTCTATCAAGATCGGTCATTGGTCGGCATTAAAATTACATTCTAACAGTTAAGACCTAATAAGCAACCGATTGTATGAAAGGAAAGAGAAACCTCTTTGCAGTGAGAGATTGTGGTGCACAAGGGCTTTTCTACCAGTACGTGATGGGGTTTGGAATGATTGATTATGTCCATAAGAATCCTATGATGGGTCATGTTAGGAGTGGATACCACCAGAACATCACAAAGTCCACTGTCCAACAGCTCCTGGTGACCTGAAAAAACCTTCACAACTTTTCAACTCATGGTCATTCATTCAATCATTAAATTCAATTCAACAGACTATACAGAGTTGTCAacttaattaaatgaaaaaaaatctccaATTCCATCCTTGAAATACTATTACCTTCTCTCCTATAtgatacttaaaaaaaaaaaaatagcaatatAGGTAATCCCTAATCCCCCGAACTTTTCAAGTATCGAAAAACCCTTCAAATTACTCGCGGGATTACCTATGTAGCTTTATCAATTCTGGGACTACATAGTAGAAAGGATAATCCTTGGAATCCCAAATTGTTGgtttattattcttaattaaacTATCAGCATAGTACAACTACTGCCAAGATAATTGCGGATCAAACTAGATGTTTACAAATGAAGCCTGATAAATAGTATTTCTAGATCCAAGTCACAATAATGAAACAACGATATAtccagaaaaaaaatgttacattaAACAGAAAGTAAAGAGCAGAGTGATACTGATAATAATACCTTGAGAGGCCAAGTGAAGGAGTGTGCCAATTGAAGAGCGAGTTGTTGCGAGGGAAGATGAGGGTCAGCAAAAGCGACAACCGCCACGCCTTCAGTGCGAAGATGGTACAAATTCACGAGATGCTCTCTACCCATCATTCCAACTCCTATGATTCCGTACTTCAAAACACCACTTCCCATGGATTCTCAATTCTGATTCTTCAACACACGCTTCTCAGGTTTCTACCAAATCTGCTATTTAGAGTTATTCAACAAATTTCATCCATTCATTATCCGACAAAATCATCCTTTTGCCattgccttttcttttttcttaatttcattctttattcTGTTCCACTTTcctacataattaattacaatacaacCTTCTTCATTCTAATCCCATCGCAAATATCgatttgagaaaataatttcaaagtagACAATATTGcaatttctttatattaatattttactataaacTCAAAGAATTTCACATTACAAGGTATGACGTAcgtgttttataatttaaatttacttagttccttttatgatttctttagccaataattttcttttcattctcgACTTATTGACGAAAATAAATTGTAGTACAAGTTTTCAAATTAACAATTTTGTAGCAATTTTAATGTTTACCTTGCTAATCATTCAACTATATCAACCAtgtatattttaagtttatgatttgttttctattattacAAAATCTCGTAAGAGtgaaaaatacaaataacatgatctttattattagttaaaatgtattaaaaaaatagaaaatgaaaaatgagaatCGTCATATTAAAAGGGAAACCtgtttgatttattattttcaatacatTGTCACCAAtagaaatacttttttttcaaatgctCAGTAATCTTTTTGTTTCTTGGGAAATGATTCCATGCCATTATAAAAACTTTAGACAGTTGAGGAAgagttacaaaatatttaattattatcttctCCTTTTATATCATGCCTTTCTTCATTCCATTAtgtataaattgtaaaaaaaagaatttatattgtaattggtaatttttctttaaaagttatgtaataaaaatatcaaggaAATACTCAATAAGCAATAATATTGATTACATAGTTATACTAAATTAGTTAAGTAACATTAACTAGTAAATGGATTTAAAGTGGCCAATTCAGCTGCCAATGCATTTGTCATCCTACGTTTATTTTAAAGACGAAAAAACTTATTCAATTTAACTGTATCTCTGGTGTTAGAGTCAGAGGTTATGAAATTTTCAAGGCTTtggatcataaaaataaaaaacaaaaaaattgttatatttttgtcaacaaataaataaataattaaaatgaatctTATAATTCTCTtccattaaacataaaaaaatagctAAGTAAAAACAATAGAAAGTAACTAAATTAAGATATCTTTGCAATAGAGTTTAAATAAGGCAGCGTAATAAACTATTAACGTTCATGAAGTTGAACCCTTTTCACACAATATTTACGAAAGGTGATCCTTGAATAATGGTTCACAACTATTCGGATTGCACAGAAAGAAATCATTCAGAATTATTTAGACTTACAAATAAAcggtaataaaaattataacaatcaTTTCGCTAACTGGTAAAGAGGGCAGATAGCATCATGATGATGACTTTTACAGAGAAAAGAACttcatatttcaaataatataaacaattaattCTATAACATGAAGAATTTTAAGGAGCTATTCAAATTTTGAACCAAGGAGAAGCAAAGCTTAGCTCTCTACAAGCCATCAGGTTTTGTTAAGAGACTGCATAGATTGGATTCAAATgggatagaaaagaaaatataaaattattgtttgaattgaaaaatgaaataaaaatgaatgaaatattgtaatatattttattgttgttacattaaaaaaagttaactctTCAATATGTACAATTATAATAttgcatataaattaaaattaaaagttaaatacttataaagtaattaatttataaaataaaaatatttaatttttgaaattatataaatagttgATTATAAATGatggtcatttttttttctcacaggtaaacatgtaatacaataaattctaaaatatctaaTGAGATttgcatattaattttaaacatataaaaaatagtacTACGGCAAGaatgtaatatataaaattttaatgaggcataaaaagttaattatgttCATTACAATAATCGAAATAAAATAATGCATTACACTAAAAAATAATAGCCCtgaaataaaacacaaaattactCAATATTATCCGAGTTCTTGAATTTTATCTTCAACTCTATCAATTCCTTTAATAAATACGTTTCACACCTTGTTGCAGTCTATGATTACCACCTCATATTTAGTTTAACATATTACCATTCATAAAAGATGAAGTTGTTGTCCTTGAACCCCCACATCTTCATCTACGCTCCCAGGATTTTCTTCATCAAGGTCATGGTTACCACTATCACGCACAATTTATATTGACCAAAGTTGTCTTATTTAGAAATTTTGACCACTCTCTAAACGCATATCAAAATCGGTATGCAAAAGAATACGAGTTATTAGTTCATAAGACAACAGCATGTCGCTGCTCTTGCATTTTCACATATGTGATGAGATGGTGTGACCAATAAACAGAATATTATGTTGCATGACTCATCATTAAGAAATCATATTGTAGGACCTATGCATCGTTACTATCCCGAGAAATTAGAATAAGATTGTAAATGCAATGCAATAATCTATCTTCAACACTCAAGCTACCAAAATTCCTGCAAATTGTATGTGAAAGGC
This genomic stretch from Vigna radiata var. radiata cultivar VC1973A chromosome 7, Vradiata_ver6, whole genome shotgun sequence harbors:
- the LOC106765650 gene encoding 60S ribosomal protein L15-1; protein product: MGAYKYVSELWRKKQSDVMRFLQRVRCWEYRQQPSIVRLTRPTRPDKARRLGYKAKQGYVVYRVRVRRGGRKRPVPKGIVYGKPTNQGVTQLKFQRSKRSVAEERAGRKLGGLRVLNSYWVNEDSTYKYFEIILVDVAHSAVRNDPRINWLCNPVHKHRELRGLTSAGKSNRGLRGRGHLYHKNRPSRRATWKRNNTLSLRRYR
- the LOC106765611 gene encoding uncharacterized protein LOC106765611; this translates as MGSGVLKYGIIGVGMMGREHLVNLYHLRTEGVAVVAFADPHLPSQQLALQLAHSFTWPLKVFSGHQELLDSGLCDVLVVSTPNMTHHRILMDIINHSKPHHVLVEKPLCTTISHCKEVVDAARKRPDILVQVGLEYRYMPPVAKLIEIVQGGNLGRIRMVSIREHRFPFLVKVNNWNRFNINSGGTLVEKCCHFFDLMRLFVGANPVRVMASGAIDVNHKDEIYDGKVPDIIDNAYVIVEFDNGSRGMLDLCMFAEGSKNEQEISVVGDIGKGEAFVPESVVRFGTREGGRNGVQTLKAEDHRIKYDGLHHGSSYLEHLNFLSAIRAKGEKAPSVDLQDGLVSVAMGVAAQLSIEYGRFVTIEEVMNEL